A region of the Clostridium estertheticum subsp. estertheticum genome:
TATATTATATCCTTTGGAGTTAATTCCTTACTCATATTCCTCCTCCTTTCAATTCTTTATTCTATTAATATTCTTAAATCACACATTTGGGGACAAATATTCTCATTATGGATTAATAATTTTTCTAATTTTATGATTACGCCTCTTTTTATACATATACTGTAAAAATAAATTTATAAATACACCCTTTTTAATACTTGAGTTAAATAACAACTTAAGATATAATAAGCTTATTGACTTTTTATATTTTTTATAATTTTTTTTGTGAAGGAGTAATTTAATGGGATTAAAAGACAAATTGACTAATAGCTACACAAATGCTTATTTAAAAAGATATGGCGATAGACTTACTCAAGCACAAGGCAGAGTTCTATCTGTCAAAGTGGAAGCGAAAAATTATCTTAGAATATTTTATAAATTAACAGTAACCATCCTTGTAAAGGCTGATGGAAGCAAATCGATTTCTAAGTGCATATATAAAAAACATCGTTGGTTTAAAAAGATAGCCTTTATATCAGTACTTCAAGGACAGTCTGTTATAATTCAAGGAATGAAAGGCAAAAAAGGTAAAGAACACAGAGAACATATTCAAATTGTTAACATTAGAAATATGACTACGAAAAAAGATTTAGTTCCACAAAAGCAAGGAACACCACCTCAAAAGGTACAAAGAGTAAGAGCGGATAAACGATTTAAGTAATAAAAGCTATATGACTTTTGTCATATAGCTTTTTAAATTCACAAACAGCACCGCTATGTGACGAATTACCTAGCGGTGATGATTAGTGCTTGTTTGTTAAATATAAATACAAACTATTTATAAAGGAAATAATACCAGAAAAAAACAAAACAATTAACCATTGTCCTAAATTAAGTGGTATAGTATGAAAAACACTTTGCAAAAATGGTATATAAACTATACTAAGTAACATAATTACCGATATACTTACAGCCCCCAATAAATACATATTTGTAAATGGGTTAATTTCAAATAAAGAATGCTTTTCAGATCTACATTCAAACACATGTATTAGTTGAGATAAAACTAAAGTTCCAAGAGCAAGTGTTCTACATGCCTCAATACTCATACCATAATATTTGCCACCAATAAATGATAATATAGTACAAACACCTATAAGGCAGCCACGTATGATAATCTTTTCTGTAAGGCCTCTTGAAAATACACTTTCATTTTTTCCTCTAGGTTTTTCGAGCATTATATCAGTATCTGCAGGATCTACGCCTAGTGCAATAGCTGGAAGTCCATCCGTAACTAAATTTACAAATAAAATTTGAATTGGAAGAAGTGGATTCTCTAAATAAAATAAAGAAGCCAAAAACATGGTAAGTACTTCTCCCAAATTACAAGATAATAAATATCTTATAAATTTTCTTATATTATTATATATAACGCGACCTTCTTCAACTGCAGAAACAATAGTCGCAAAATTGTCATCGAGTAAAATCATAGATGATGCCTCTTTAGTTACATCTGTACCAGATATCCCCATAGCTATACCAATATCTGCCTCTTTTATAGCTGGTGCATCATTAACACCATCCCCAGTCATAGCCACAATATAATTTTTATGTTTAAATGCCTTAACTATCCTTAGCTTGTGTTTAGGACTAACCCTTGCAAATATTTTTAAATTATCAATATTCTTATCTAATTCTTTATCACTTAATTTATCCAGTTCATCTCCAGTTATAACTTCCTCTGGCGATTTACAGATTTCTAAATCTTTTCCTATAGCATAAGCTGTATTTTTATGATCTCCTGTTATCATTATAGGTCTTATACCTGCAATCTTACACTTTATAACTGCATCCTTTACTTCTTTCCTTGGAGGATCGATTATACCTGCTACACCTATAAATATTAAGTTACTTTCCAAATCATCATTATGCACAATACCAGTCACCTTATAGGCACATGCCATACATCTTAAAGCCTTGTTTGACATAGCCTCAACCGATCTCATTAGTTTATTTTTATAAACGGGAAGCATAGGCTGTATAAGTCCATCAATTAATATATAATTACATTTTTCTATAACCCGTTCAGGGGCACCCTTTACATAGCAAACTTCTCTACCATCTTCTTTAACAATAACAGACATAATTTTTCTTGTTGAGTTAAATGCTATTTCATATACACGTCTAGCTTTGTTTAAAAATTCCTGTAAATCCTTAGAATTATTGAAAAAGCCTTTAATCAATGCCGTTTCTGTTGGATCACCAAATAAACACTTTTCAATATTTCTTTCACTGAAATCATAATTACAATCATTACAGTATGTATAGGCTTTTTTCATCATTAAATTAAACGGAATTTTGTCATTGTCAACATTGTAAATCTGTCCATCAAAATAAAATGCTTTTACTGTCATATTATTTTCAGTTAAGGTTCCTGTTTTATCAGTACATATTACAGAAGTACAACCCAGAGTTTCAACGGCTGGTAATTTTCTAACTAGAGCGTTTCTTTTAAGCATTCTAGATACACCAAGTGCCAAAGCGACTGTAACTATAGCGGTTAACCCTTCAGGGATTGCAGCTACTGCAAGACTTACTCCTAGTAAAAACATTTCGTACTTATCTTGTCCACGCCAAATTCCCATAAACGTTACAACAAAGCAAATTATTATACAAAGTATAACTAATATTTTTCCAAGATGCGCCAATCGTTCTTTTAATGGCGACCTCTCATTATCTATACTATGAAGCATATCTGCTATTTTCCCCATTTCCGTACTCATTCCTGTTGCAATAACTTTTGCTTTAGCTTTTCCAGTAAGGATTATTGTTCCCATATAAATGGTATTTTCCTTAGAACTTGCACTTTTAGATACTCCAGCGGATTCTCCAGTAAGTAAAGATTCATCTAGCATAATGTTATTACACTCATTCAAAATGCAATCTGCAGGGATTCTATCTCCGCTTTCTAAAATTACGAGATCTCCGGGCACTAAATATATTGCATCTATTACTGAAATTCCTCCATTTCTAACTACTTTAGCTGTTGGTGCTGCAAGCTTACTAAGCGCCTCTAATGACTTCTCAGTTTTAAACTCTTGAATAAATCCTAATATTCCATTCATTATAACTATTATGAATATAGTTATTGCATCCGCTTTTTCACCCATAAGACCTGAAAGCACCGTTGCCACAATTAATATCCAAGTAATAAAGTCATTGAATTGAGAAATAAATATTTGAAGAGCTGATATCTTTTTTTTACTTTCTAATTTATTAAACCCATATTTTTTAAGCCTACTCTCGGCATCTGCATTTGTTAGCCCCTTTGATGAGGTAATACTATCATAACCAAGTCCACTTGACTTATTTTTATCCTTAGTATTGTTATTTGACATTCGTTCATTAAACACTTATATTCCCCCTTACCCCTCTTTAAAATAGATAACATTTTATACTGCTATCTTTCCTACGTAATCATCTTATTATTTTAAGATAACTACATTGCTATATTCTATATTCTTTACTAATATATGTGGTTACTTTCCTACATATGAAAAGAATATTTGGTTTTTTCTTTACAATATGTAAGTTTGAATATAAAATAATGTTATCAACAATTATTAGTTAAAACGACACGCAGATAATAATTACTATCTGCCTATGGGAAGACAAGGAGGACATACATGAAAAACATTGTTTATATTACTGGTCACAAAAATCCAGATACTGATTCTATTTGTTCTGCTATTGCCTATTCAGAATTTAAAAATAAAACTGGTAAACTTACTGCTGTGCCTATAAGGCTTGGTGAAACAAATTCCGAAACAAAATTTATTCTTAAATATTTTGCTGTACCTGAACCTGAACTTATAACTACAGTTAAAACACAAATTTCTGATTTAGACATTGATGTTGTAGCTCCAATTTCACCGGATATTTCTCTGAAAATGGCTTGGTCTATTATGAAGAAAAAGAATGTTAAGACTCTACCTGTAATAGATGAAAATGATCAACTAGCTGGTGTAGCTTCAGTTTCAAATCTTGCTTCAAACTATTTAGATATTTGGGACAATTCTATTCTTGCAAAGAGTAATACACCCCTTGAAAATATCTTAGATACACTATCGGCTAAATGTTTATACAAACCAGAGACCCCCTTTAAGCTAACTGGTAAAATTATTGTAGCTGCTATGCATCCTGATAGCACAAAAACAGTAATTGAAGCTGGAGATATTGGAATATGTGGCGATAGAGATGATTCACAGTGCTTACTTATTAAGTCAAAAGCATCGCTTGTAATTATTACAGGTGACCATGCACCAACAGCTGAGGTTTTAGAACTTGCAAAAACTAACAAGTGTACAATTGTATTAACACCATATGACACATTTACAGCTTCTAGGCTGATAACTCAAAGTATTCCTATAGATTATGTTATGACTAGAAAAAATCTTGTAACTTTTAATACAGAAGATTTTATTGATGAAATAAAATACACTATGATTGAGACTAGATATAGAAGTTATCCAGTCCTTGATGAAAATAATAAAGTGGTTGGAAGTATTTCAAGATTTCATTTAATATCAGAAAATAAAAAAAAGGTTATACTTGTAGACCATAATGAAAAAACCCAATCTGTACTCGGACTTGAAGATGCTGAAATATTAGAAATAATAGATCATCATAGAATTGCGGATGTTCAAACTGGTCAACCTATATATTTTAGAAATGAACCTGTAGGAAGCACCTCAACAATCGTAGCAACCATATTCTTTGAAAATGGAATTAGACCATCAAAAAATGTTGCTGGAATTTTATGTGCAGCAATTATTTCTGATACATTATTATTAAAATCACCAACATCTACAATAGTTGACGAGCTCACTTTAAAAAGATTAGCTCAGATTGCCGACTTAAATATTGAAGAGTTTGCTAAAGAAATGTTTAAAGCTGGTACCTCACTTGAAGGTAAAACAGCTGAGGAAATTTTCTATCAGGACTTTAAAATTTTTACGCTTAGTGGTTTTAAAGTAGGAGTATCACAAGTTGGTACAATGTATATTGAAGGTTTCGATGCAATTAAAGATGACATGATAGATTTAATGAATAAAAAAGCAACAGAAAATGGTTTCAACTTGATTATATTAATGCTAACTGATATATTAAATGGCGGTTCAGTATTAATAGCTTCAGGGGAACACAAAGACATTGTTTCAAAAGCTTTTAATGTTAATTTAACAGATAGCGGTGTATACATACCTGGTCTTGTTTCAAGAAAAAAACAAGTTATACCACCTATCACAGTTGCCCTAAGTAAAATAAACTGAAATTTTAATTAAATAAAAACAAAGCATTTATTGAGAAATATTTGCTTTGTTTTTTATTTATTATAATTATAAATACCTCTATATCAGCTGTATAACAAGAAAAACTATAAAAACTAGGAAACATATAGAATAACTTATGCTCAAATAATCCTTAATGCATACGTTATCAATTTTATTGTTGTAATCACCATAATATTTTAGATAATGCATATTGTTGCCATTATGGTAAGAATAAAAATTAACTGATTCTATAAAGGCAGCCAAAATATCAACATTAAGGAGAGGTACTATAAAAAGATTACTAATGTAATCTCCTTTAAATTTTATCTTTAAATTTCGTTTTCTAAACACATAAATTATATATAAAAAAACTTCTGCTATTATTGATGGTATTATATTAGCTATAGACACAATAAACCCTAATAGATTCAGGTCCTCATCAGCACTTAAATTATATAATATTGTAAAGACAATTGCTAAGCCGTTACCAAACATTATAATAAGAAATAAAGGTGTTATAAATCCGCATATAAGAGCTCTAGTTATACTAGATATTGTGTCATAAAAATATTTTTTTTCATTGTTTTTTAAATTTTTTCTCTCTGTATTACTAATATCTATTACTATAAAAGCTGTAATAGCATTATATACTTGGTTATTTTTTATAAAAACAAGCCCTAAATATATAATAAATATAAGAAATAGATATAAAAATTGTAATACATATATATTATTAATTTTATCCTTTGATTTTACATTAATAAAATTAAATATCCTTTGCCTATCCACTCTCCACAGTAATATGCTAAATAAACAACCAATTATATATCCTATTCCCACGATCACCCTCCTAAATCATATTATTATGTACTTTACTAATAATATATGAGGAGTTCTCTCCAATTAAAACTATTTTTTGATTATTTATTATAAACAAAAAAAGACATACTTCAAAAGCATGTCAAAACAATTATAAATTAATTACCCACGTAAATTATTAGCCATTTGCCACATTTCATCAGCTGTTTTTAAGGTACTTGAGCTAAGCTGAAAAGCTCTTTGAGTCATAAGCATATCAGTCATTTCAGTAGCAATATCAACATTTGATCCTTCTAAAAACCCTTGATTAATAGAATAATCTTTACTATCCACTACCTTTGTGCCAGGTTTGGGCTGAAATAAATTATCGCCTATTGAAATCATAGAATTATCCCCTACAACAGTTGAAATTTTTATTTTCCCTACAGTACCATTTACACCTTTTATAGATACATTGCCACTTTCATCAACCTGAAAATTATTAGCAGTAAATTTATAACGACCATTTACTGTATTAATATTTTTGCCACTGGCATCAACTATACTTAATCTGTTTCCCTTCTCATCAACTATAGTTTCACTTGCATCTGAAAGGAAATTACCAGCCCTTGTATAAGCCTTGGTATTGTCTGGCTGAATTACTTCAAAATAACCAGCACCATCTATAGCCAAATCAGTTGATAAGCCTGTCTGAGTAAGTGCACCTTGTGTATTATCTCTTTTCCATTCCCCTACTCTAACACCCGTACCATTTTGAAGGGTAGTTTTTGAAGCCGTACTTACTGGATATCCTTTTCTATCAATAGTCTCGTAAACAAGATCTTTGAAATTTGTGTTAAGCTTTTTATATCCATTTGTATTTACATTTGCAATATTATTTGATATAGTATCTAACTTTTCTTGTTGTGCCATCATAGCACTTTTACTATCCCATATAATTCTTAACATATTTAATCACTCCCCCTTTTATAGTGCTTTATTTAACTGTTCCTACTTCATTTACAGCTTTTCCCAAAGTCGTATCAATAGCTTGCATAACCTTTTGATTACTTTCAAAATTTCTCATGATCTCCATCATATTTACCATTTCATTTGTTACATTAACATTTGATTTTTCAAGGGATCCTTGTCTTACAGTAACATTTGCATTTTGAATAGGATTTGCTCCATCATACAAGTTATCTCCAACTTTTTTAATAGAATTATAATCTTTAAAGTCAACTAGATCAAATTTATATTGTTTTTTACCGTTAACACTAATATTTCCGTATTTATCAGATTGAATTTTACCATCACCTACAAATATTGGTTCTATAGCATTTGTTGTACTATTTTTACCTAAAACCTTATCTCCGCTATCTGTTACCAAATATCCACTTCCATCAACATGAAAATCACCAGTTCTTGTATAATAATTTTTGGTAGTTATTCCGTTATTACTTTGAACTGTAAAAAAGCCTTTTCCCTCAATTGCAAAATCTGTAGATTTATCTGTCGTTTGTAGAACACCTTGAGTAAAATCTGTGTTTACATCATCAACTTTACTTCCCTGACTAAGAGAGCCAATAACATTTTTTGTATTTTTACCATTGACCATCTTATCATAGTTTTGTATTAAAACATCATCAAATGATTTGATAGAAAGATTCTCAGCTTTATATCCATTTGTATTCGAATTCGCTATATTATTAGTTACTGTACTTTGCTTTGCTTCTCCAGTTATGAGTCCTGTAACTGCTGTGTATAAAGCTCTAATCATTTTTTCACATCCTTAATAGTTATTGGCATATCATCTGGGTAACGCATACCATACCCACTTGCCTTAATTTCAATTTGTCCTTTACTCGTTTCATAATTTATCTTTGAACCAGCGAGTAAAATACATGCCATAATCAAACCTATTCCTATTCCTATCAAGAGTTTTCTATCACTTAAAAAGTCTATTAATCCTTTTATTTTATATATAAATCCTTTATTAATAGTACTTCCCCCTTACCCAAATGCAATATTTCACAAACTTCGTCAGTAGATGAGCCTTCACTAAATAACCTTTTTATTTCCTCAACTTTTTTATTACTATTATTATGAGGTTTATCTAAGATGCTACTATCAATTTCGCCTTGCTTAGCTATATATGTAATGTTCGTATTTTCTTGTTTAATGTCATCTATAGTAATCGAGTTCTCTTTATTATCGTGATCCACTTCATAATCTTTATGTATTTTATTATTTTTAGCCATAATCTCTTTGATTTCCATTATTTCGCTTTGAAGTTCTAAAATGCTTTCAGAAAACTCCGCTCTAATTTCCCCTATCCTAATATCATCATCTTTAATATTTCCCATAGCATTCCCTAAAACTCCATTAAAGGACTTGTTTTGTTTTTTTATAGACAACACATTTAAAATTATAAGAATTAACCCAATAAAAATTAATAACCCTGTCATAAATTCACCTCAAATCTTAAATTAAATTATTAGTATATAAGCTCTATATTATAAATCATATTTAAGTTTTACTAAGGCCTTTCTTAGATTTATAAGAGCTCTGCTATGGAGTTGGCAAACTCTTGATTCAGATACGCTCAAAATATTTCCTATTTCCTTAAGTGTAAGACCCTCAAAATAATATAAGGTTAAAACAAGTTTATCTTTTTCTTTAACGTTATCTAGTCCTAAAGCTAAATATTCGATTTGCTCTTTTTGTTCTAATGCTCCCTCAGGGCTTGGACTCCTATTATCTCTAATAGTACCACTAAGTGGCATGTCATCATCATCAGAAAAAATCAGATCTTCAAGCGAAACTACGGATATATAATTTATATTGTTTTCAATGCTTGCAACTTCATTTATTGTAATACCAAGTTCACTCGCAATTTCGTGGTTTGTTGGTTCCCGATATAGGCATTTCTGAAGATTCTCAATTGCTTCGTTATATCTGTTAAGCTTATCCATAGCTCCTTTAGATATTGGGCTATTACGCCTAAGCTCATCTATCATAGCACCTTTTATTCTTATTGATGCATAGCTTGAAAACTTCATACCTTTAGTGGCATCGTATTTTCCTAAAGCATCCATAAGGCCTAACATACCATAACTAATTAGGTCTTCATATTCAACATATTTAGTTTTTCCAATAATTACTCTAGATGCAATATATTTAACTAAAGGTATATGTTTTTTTACAATTTGCTCTCTTATATCATCTGCTTTAGCTATGGACATTTAAAAACCTCCTCAAATTTTTTTCATTTGATTTCTCATAAGTTGAAATATAAATCTAATAAGTTGCTCCCTTGTTGCGTTATCTAAAA
Encoded here:
- a CDS encoding DUF6115 domain-containing protein, which encodes MTGLLIFIGLILIILNVLSIKKQNKSFNGVLGNAMGNIKDDDIRIGEIRAEFSESILELQSEIMEIKEIMAKNNKIHKDYEVDHDNKENSITIDDIKQENTNITYIAKQGEIDSSILDKPHNNSNKKVEEIKRLFSEGSSTDEVCEILHLGKGEVLLIKDLYIK
- a CDS encoding flagellar hook-basal body complex protein; translation: MLRIIWDSKSAMMAQQEKLDTISNNIANVNTNGYKKLNTNFKDLVYETIDRKGYPVSTASKTTLQNGTGVRVGEWKRDNTQGALTQTGLSTDLAIDGAGYFEVIQPDNTKAYTRAGNFLSDASETIVDEKGNRLSIVDASGKNINTVNGRYKFTANNFQVDESGNVSIKGVNGTVGKIKISTVVGDNSMISIGDNLFQPKPGTKVVDSKDYSINQGFLEGSNVDIATEMTDMLMTQRAFQLSSSTLKTADEMWQMANNLRG
- a CDS encoding calcium-translocating P-type ATPase, SERCA-type, whose translation is MSNNNTKDKNKSSGLGYDSITSSKGLTNADAESRLKKYGFNKLESKKKISALQIFISQFNDFITWILIVATVLSGLMGEKADAITIFIIVIMNGILGFIQEFKTEKSLEALSKLAAPTAKVVRNGGISVIDAIYLVPGDLVILESGDRIPADCILNECNNIMLDESLLTGESAGVSKSASSKENTIYMGTIILTGKAKAKVIATGMSTEMGKIADMLHSIDNERSPLKERLAHLGKILVILCIIICFVVTFMGIWRGQDKYEMFLLGVSLAVAAIPEGLTAIVTVALALGVSRMLKRNALVRKLPAVETLGCTSVICTDKTGTLTENNMTVKAFYFDGQIYNVDNDKIPFNLMMKKAYTYCNDCNYDFSERNIEKCLFGDPTETALIKGFFNNSKDLQEFLNKARRVYEIAFNSTRKIMSVIVKEDGREVCYVKGAPERVIEKCNYILIDGLIQPMLPVYKNKLMRSVEAMSNKALRCMACAYKVTGIVHNDDLESNLIFIGVAGIIDPPRKEVKDAVIKCKIAGIRPIMITGDHKNTAYAIGKDLEICKSPEEVITGDELDKLSDKELDKNIDNLKIFARVSPKHKLRIVKAFKHKNYIVAMTGDGVNDAPAIKEADIGIAMGISGTDVTKEASSMILLDDNFATIVSAVEEGRVIYNNIRKFIRYLLSCNLGEVLTMFLASLFYLENPLLPIQILFVNLVTDGLPAIALGVDPADTDIMLEKPRGKNESVFSRGLTEKIIIRGCLIGVCTILSFIGGKYYGMSIEACRTLALGTLVLSQLIHVFECRSEKHSLFEINPFTNMYLLGAVSISVIMLLSIVYIPFLQSVFHTIPLNLGQWLIVLFFSGIISFINSLYLYLTNKH
- a CDS encoding flagellar hook-basal body complex protein — encoded protein: MIRALYTAVTGLITGEAKQSTVTNNIANSNTNGYKAENLSIKSFDDVLIQNYDKMVNGKNTKNVIGSLSQGSKVDDVNTDFTQGVLQTTDKSTDFAIEGKGFFTVQSNNGITTKNYYTRTGDFHVDGSGYLVTDSGDKVLGKNSTTNAIEPIFVGDGKIQSDKYGNISVNGKKQYKFDLVDFKDYNSIKKVGDNLYDGANPIQNANVTVRQGSLEKSNVNVTNEMVNMMEIMRNFESNQKVMQAIDTTLGKAVNEVGTVK
- a CDS encoding putative manganese-dependent inorganic diphosphatase, which gives rise to MKNIVYITGHKNPDTDSICSAIAYSEFKNKTGKLTAVPIRLGETNSETKFILKYFAVPEPELITTVKTQISDLDIDVVAPISPDISLKMAWSIMKKKNVKTLPVIDENDQLAGVASVSNLASNYLDIWDNSILAKSNTPLENILDTLSAKCLYKPETPFKLTGKIIVAAMHPDSTKTVIEAGDIGICGDRDDSQCLLIKSKASLVIITGDHAPTAEVLELAKTNKCTIVLTPYDTFTASRLITQSIPIDYVMTRKNLVTFNTEDFIDEIKYTMIETRYRSYPVLDENNKVVGSISRFHLISENKKKVILVDHNEKTQSVLGLEDAEILEIIDHHRIADVQTGQPIYFRNEPVGSTSTIVATIFFENGIRPSKNVAGILCAAIISDTLLLKSPTSTIVDELTLKRLAQIADLNIEEFAKEMFKAGTSLEGKTAEEIFYQDFKIFTLSGFKVGVSQVGTMYIEGFDAIKDDMIDLMNKKATENGFNLIILMLTDILNGGSVLIASGEHKDIVSKAFNVNLTDSGVYIPGLVSRKKQVIPPITVALSKIN
- a CDS encoding FliA/WhiG family RNA polymerase sigma factor — encoded protein: MSIAKADDIREQIVKKHIPLVKYIASRVIIGKTKYVEYEDLISYGMLGLMDALGKYDATKGMKFSSYASIRIKGAMIDELRRNSPISKGAMDKLNRYNEAIENLQKCLYREPTNHEIASELGITINEVASIENNINYISVVSLEDLIFSDDDDMPLSGTIRDNRSPSPEGALEQKEQIEYLALGLDNVKEKDKLVLTLYYFEGLTLKEIGNILSVSESRVCQLHSRALINLRKALVKLKYDL